Proteins from a genomic interval of Perognathus longimembris pacificus isolate PPM17 chromosome 14, ASM2315922v1, whole genome shotgun sequence:
- the LOC125363598 gene encoding LOW QUALITY PROTEIN: myosin-6-like (The sequence of the model RefSeq protein was modified relative to this genomic sequence to represent the inferred CDS: inserted 1 base in 1 codon; deleted 1 base in 1 codon) has translation MTDAQMADFGEAAQYLRKSEKERLEAQTRPFDIRTECFVPDDKEEFVKAKIVSREGGKVTAETENGKTVTVKEDQVMQQNPPKFDKIEDMAMLTFLHEPAVLFNLKERYAAWMIYTYSGLFCVTVNPYKWLPVYNAEVVAAYRGKKRSEAPPHIFSISDNAYQYMLTDRENQSILITGESGAGKTVNTKRVIQYFASIAAIGDRGKKDNPNASKGTLEDQIIQANPALEAFGNAKTVRNDNSSRFGKFIRIHFGATGKLASADIETYLLEKSRVIFQLKSERNYHIFYQILSNKKPELLDMLLVTNNPYDYAFVSQGEVSVASIDDSEELLATDSAFDVLGFTAEEKAGVYKLTGAIMHYGNMKFKQKQREEQAEPDGTEDADKSAYLMGLNSADLLKGLCHPRVKVGNEYVTKGQSVQQVYYSIGALAKSVYEKMFNWMVTRINATLETKQPRQYFIGVLDIAGFEIFDFNSFEQLCINFTNEKLQQFFNHHMFVLEQEEYKKEGIEWEFIDFGMDLQACIDLIEKPMGIMSILEEECMFPKASDMTFKAKLYDNHLGKSNNFQKPRNVKGKQEAHFSLVHYAGTVDYNIMGWLEKNKDPLNETVVGLYQKSSLKLLATLFSSYASVDAGDSGKGKGSKKKGSSFQTVSALHRENLNKLMANLKTTHPHFVRCLIPNERKAPGVMDNPLVMHQLRCNGVLEGIRICRKGFPNRILYGDFRQRYRILNPAAIPEGQFIDSRKGAEKLLGSLDIDHNQYKFGHTKVFFKAGLLGLLEEMRDERLSRIITRIQAQARGQLMRNEFKKIVERRDALLVIQWNIRAFMGVKNWPWMKLYFKIKPLLKSAETEKEMANMKEEFGRVKDALEKSEARRKELEEKMVSLLQEKNDLQLQVQAEQDNLNDAEERCDQLIKNKIQLEAKVKEMTERMEDEEEMNAELTAKKRKLEDECSELKKDIDDLELTLAKVEKEKHATENKVKNLTEEMAGLDEIIAKLTKEKKALQEAHQQALDDLQAEEDKVNSLTKSKVKLEQQVDDLEGSLEQEKKVRMDLERAKRKLXGDLKLTQESIMDLENDKLQLEEKLKKKEFDINQQNSKIEDEQALALQLQKKLKENQARIEELEEELEAERTARAKVEKLRSDLSRELEEISERLEEAGGATSVQIEMNKKREAEFQKMRRDLEEATLQHEATAAALRKKHADSVAELGEQIDNLQRVKQKLEKEKSEFKLELDDVTSNMEQIIKAKANLEKVSRTLEDQASEYRTKLEEAQRSLNDFTTQRAKLQTENGELARQLEEKEALISQLTRGKLSYTQQMEDLKRQLEEEGKAKNALAHALQSARHDCDLLREQYEEETEAKAELQRALSKANSEVAQWRTKYETDAIQRTEELEEAKKKLAQRLQDAEEAVEAVNAKCSSLEKTKHRLQNEIEDLMVDVERSNAAAAALDKKQRNFDKILAEWKQKYEESQSELESSQKEARSLSTELFKLKNAYEESLEHLETFKRENKNLQEEISDLTEQLGEGGKNVHELEKIRKQLEVEKLELQSALEEAEASLEHEEGKILRAQLEFNQIKAEMERKLAEKDEEMEQAKRNHLSAVESLQTSLDAETRSRNEALRVKKKMEGDLNEMEIQLSQANRVAAEAQKHLKIAQAALKDTQLQLDDAVRANDDLRENAAIVERRSALLQAELEELRAVVEQTERSRKLAEQELIETGERVQLLHAQNTSPHHQKKKMDADLSQLQSEVEEAVQECRNAEEKAKKAITDAAMMAEELKKEQDTSAHLERMKKNMEQTIKDLQHRLDEAEQIALKGGKKQLQKLEARVRELENELEAEQKRNAESVKGMRKSERRIKELTYQTEEDKKNLLRLQDLVDKLQLKVKAYKRQAEEAEEQANTNLSKFRKVQHELDEAEERADIAESQVNKLRAKSRDIGARKCTTRSDTSPDPPCCQPPINNRPDSLCALSFHRGGAGGPPLCQSCGAQTSRLQTGGRPAEVAQRESWLLEEGSEPGEQGPVPAVCAQCPPSAPTARRPRPLPAVTPLPAVHTTARGPHHCPRSTPLPAVHTTARGPHHCPRSTPLPAVRTTARGPHHCPRSTPLPAVHTTARGPHHCPPSAPLPAVHTTARGPHHLPAVHTTARRPRPVPAGHTTARRPHHCPRSTPLPAVHTTARGPRPVPAVHTTARGPHHCPRSTPLPAVHTTARGPHHCPPSTPLPAVHTTARRPHHCPPSAPSARGHHHCPPSAPSARGPHHCPPSAPSARGPTPLPAVHTTARGHTTARRPHHCPRATPLPAVHTTARGPPPHARRPHHCPPSTPLPAVHTTARGPHHCPPSTPLPAVHTTARGPAPSARGPHHCPPSTPLPAVHTTARRPRLPSGARGTEIGASWFEAVLGREGKETLTSH, from the exons ATGACCGACGCTCAGATGGCCGACTTCGGGGAGGCGGCCCAGTACCTCCGCAAGTCCGAAAAGGAGCGTCTGGAGGCCCAAACGCGGCCCTTCGACATCCGCACCGAGTGCTTCGTGCCCGATGACAAGGAGGAGTTCGTCAAGGCCAAGATAGTGTCCCGAGAGGGGGGCAAGGTCACAGCCGAGACGGAGAATGGCAAG ACGGTGACGGTGAAGGAGGACCAGGTGATGCAGCAGAACCCGCCCAAGTTCGACAAGATCGAGGACATGGCGATGCTGACCTTCCTGCACGAGCCCGCGGTGCTGTTCAACCTCAAGGAGCGCTACGCGGCCTGGATGATCTAC ACCTATTCGGGCCTCTTCTGCGTCACCGTCAACCCCTACAAGTGGCTGCCGGTGTACAACGCCGAGGTGGTGGCTGCCTACCGGGGCAAGAAGCGGAGCGAGGCCCCGCCACACATCTTCTCCATCTCTGACAACGCTTACCAGTACATGCTGACAG aTCGCGAGAACCAGTCCATCCTCATCAC CGGAGAATCCGGTGCGGGGAAGACGGTGAACACCAAGCGTGTCATCCAGTACTTTGCCAGCATTGCAGCCATAGGGGACCGGGGCAAGAAAGACAACCCCAACGCCAGCAAG GGCACCCTGGAAGACCAGATCATCCAGGCCAACCCTGCTCTGGAGGCCTTTGGCAACGCCAAGACGGTCCGGAACGACAACTCCTCCCGCTTC gggaaaTTCATCCGGATCCACTTCGGAGCCACCGGGAAGCTGGCGTCTGCCGACATCGAAACCT ACCTGCTGGAGAAGTCCCGGGTGATCTTTCAGCTAAAGTCTGAGAGGAACTACCACATCTTCTACCAGATCCTGTCCAACAAGAAGCCAGAGCTGTTGG ACATGCTGTTGGTCACCAACAACCCCTACGACTACGCCTTTGTGTCTCAGGGAGAGGTGTCCGTGGCGTCCATCGATGACTCTGAGGAGCTGCTGGCCACCGAT AGTGCCTTTGACGTGCTGGGCTTCACCGCAGAGGAGAAGGCCGGCGTCTACAAGCTGACCGGCGCCATCATGCACTACGGAAACATGAAGTTCAAGCAGAAGCAGCGGGAGGAGCAGGCGGAGCCGGACGGCACGGAAG ATGCTGACAAGTCCGCCTACCTCATGGGGCTGAACTCCGCCGACCTGCTCAAGGGGCTGTGCCACCCGCGGGTGAAGGTGGGCAACGAGTACGTCACCAAGGGGCAGAGCGTGCAGCAGGTGTACTACTCCATCGGCGCGCTGGCCAAGTCGGTGTACGAGAAGATGTTCAACTGGATGGTGACGCGCATCAACGCCACCCTGGAGACCAAGCAGCCGCGCCAGTACTTCATAGGCGTCCTGGACATCGCGGGCTTCGAGATCTTTGAC TTCAACAGCTTTGAGCAGCTGTGCATCAACTTCACCAACGAGAAGCTGCAGCAGTTCTTCAACCACCACATGTTCGTGCTGGAGCAGGAGGAGTACAAGAAGGAGGGCATCGAGTGGGAGTTCATCGACTTCGGCATGGACCTGCAGGCCTGCATCGACCTCATTGAGAag cccatgGGCATCATGTCCATCCTGGAGGAGGAGTGCATGTTCCCCAAAGCCTCCGACATgaccttcaaggccaagctgtaCGACAACCACCTGGGCAAGTCCAACAACTTCCAGAAGCCCCGCAACGTGAAGGGGAAGCAGGAAGCCCATTTCTCCCTGGTGCACTACGCCGGCACCGTGGACTACAACATCATGGGCTGGCTGGAGAAGAACAAGGACCCTCTCAACGAGACCGTGGTGGGCCTGTACCAGAAGTCCTCCCTCAAGCTCCTGGCCACGCTCTTCTCCTCCTATGCTTCGGTGGACGCCG GGGACAGtggtaaaggaaaaggaagcaagaaaaagGGCTCATCCTTCCAGACGGTGTCTGCTCTCCACCGG GAAAATCTGAATAAGCTCATGGCCAACCTGAAGACTACTCACCCTCACTTCGTACGCTGCCTCATCCCCAACGAGCGGAAAGCACCGG GGGTGATGGACAACCCCCTGGTCATGCACCAGCTGCGCTGCAACGGCGTGCTGGAGGGCATCCGCATCTGCAGGAAGGGCTTCCCCAACCGCATCCTCTACGGGGACTTCCGGCAGAG GTATCGCATCCTGAACCCAGCCGCCATCCCCGAGGGGCAGTTCATCGACAGCAGGAAAGGCGCCGAGAAGCTGCTGGGCTCCCTGGACATCGACCACAACCAGTACAAGTTTGGCCACACCAAG GTGTTCTTCAAGGCGGGGCTGCTGGGGCTGCTGGAGGAGATGAGGGACGAGAGGCTGAGCCGAATCATCACTCGCATCCAGGCCCAAGCCCGGGGCCAGCTCATGCGCAATGAGTTCAAGAAGATCGTAGAGCGCAG GGATGCCCTACTGGTAATCCAGTGGAACATCCGGGCCTTCATGGGGGTCAAGAACTGGCCGTGGATGAAGCTCTACTTCAAGATCAAGCCCCTGCTGAAGAGCGCGGAGACGGAGAAGGAGATGGCCAACATGAAGGAGGAGTTTGGGCGCGTCAAAGATGCGCTCGAGAAGTCTGAGGCTCGCCGCAAGGAGCTGGAGGAAAAGATGGTGTCTCTGCTGCAGGAGAAGAACGACCTGCAGCTGCAAGTGCAGGCG GAGCAAGACAATCTCAACGACGCGGAGGAGCGCTGCGACCAGCTCATCAAGAACAAGATCCAGCTGGAGGCCAAGGTCAAGGAGATGACGGAGAGgatggaggacgaggaggagatgAACGCGGAGCTCACCGCCAAGAAGCGCAAGCTGGAAGACGAGTGCTCCGAGCTCAAGAAGGACATCGATGACCTGGAGCTGACGCTGGCCAAGGTGGAGAAGGAGAAGCACGCAACCGAGAACAAG GTGAAGAACCTCACAGAGGAGATGGCTGGGCTGGATGAGATCATTGCCAAGCTGACCAAGGAGAAGAAAGCTCTGCAGGAGGCCCATCAGCAGGCTCTGGATGACCTGCAGGCGGAGGAGGACAAGGTCAACTCCCTGACCAAGTCTAAGGTCAAGCTGGAGCAGCAGGTGGATGAT CTGGAGGGGTCCCTGGAGCAGGAGAAGAAGGTGCGCATGGACCTGGAGCGGGCCAAGAGGAAGC GAGGGGACCTGAAGCTGACACAGGAGAGCATCATGGACCTGGAGAATGACAAGCTGCAGCTGGAAGAAAAGCTCAAGAA AAAAGAGTTTGACATAAACCAGCAGAACAGTAAGATTGAAGATGAGCAGGCCCTGGCTCTCCAGCTTCAGAAGAAACTGAAGGAAAACCAG GCCCGCAtcgaggagctggaggaggagctggaggccgAGCGCACGGCCCGGGCCAAAGTGGAGAAGCTGCGCTCGGACCTGTCCCGGGAGCTGGAGGAGATCAGCGAGCGGCTGGAGGAGGCCGGCGGGGCCACCTCCGTGCAGATCGAGATGAACAAGAAGCGCGAGGCCGAGTTCCAGAAGATGAGGCGCGACCTGGAGGAGGCCACGCTGCAGCACGAGGCCACCGCCGCGGCCCTGCGCAAGAAGCACGCCGACAGCGTGGCGGAGCTGGGTGAGCAGATCGACAACCTGCAGCGCGTGAAGCAGAAGCTGGAGAAGGAGAAGAGCGAGTTCAAGCTGGAGCTGGACGACGTCACCTCCAACATGGAGCAGATCATCAAGGCCAAG GCAAACCTGGAGAAAGTGTCCCGGACGCTGGAAGACCAGGCCAGTGAGTACCGGACGAAGCTGGAAGAGGCGCAACGCTCCCTCAATGACTTCACGACCCAGAGGGCCAAGCTGCAGACTGAGAATG GAGAGTTGGCCCGGCAGCTCGAGGAGAAGGAGGCACTGATTTCCCAGCTGACCCGAGGGAAGCTCTCCTATACCCAGCAGATGGAGGACCTCAAGAGGCAGCTGGAGGAGGAAGGCAAG GCCAAGAACGCGCTGGCCCACGCGCTGCAGTCGGCCCGGCACGACTGCGACCTGCTGCGGGAGCAGTACGAGGAGGAGACGGAGGCCAAGGCCGAGCTGCAGCGCGCGCTGTCCAAGGCCAACTCGGAGGTGGCCCAGTGGAGGACCAAGTACGAGACGGACGCCATCCAGCGGAccgaggagctggaggaggccaA GAAGAAGCTGGCGCAGAGGCTGCAGGACGCCGAGGAGGCGGTGGAGGCCGTCAACGCCAAGTGCTCCTCGCTGGAGAAGACCAAGCACCGGCTGCAGAACGAGATCGAAGACCTGATGGTGGACGTGGAGCGCTCCaacgccgccgccgcggccctgGACAAGAAGCAGAGGAACTTTGACAAG atcCTGGCCGAGTGGAAGCAGAAATACGAAGAGTCCCAGTCGGAGCTGGAGTCGTCCCAGAAGGAGGCCCGCTCGCTGAGCACGGAGCTCTTCAAGCTCAAGAACGCCTATGAGGAGTCTCTGGAGCACCTGGAGACCTTCAAGAGGGAGAACAAGAACCTGCAGG AGGAGATCTCGGACCTGACCGAGCAGCTGGGGGAAGGCGGGAAGAACGTGCACGAGCTGGAGAAGATCCGCAAGCAGCTGGAGGTGGAGAAGCTGGAGCTGCAGTCGGCCCTGGAGGAGGCAGAG gcctccctggAGCACGAGGAAGGCAAGATCCTCCGCGCGCAGCTCGAGTTCAACCAGATCAAGGCGGAGATGGAGCGCAAGCTGGCGGAGAAGGACGAGGAGATGGAGCAGGCCAAGCGCAACCACCTGAGCGCCGTGGAGTCGCTGCAGACCTCGCTGGACGCGGAGACGCGCAGCCGCAACGAGGCCCTGCGGGTGAAGAAGAAGATGGAGGGCGACCTCAACGAGATGGAGATCCAGCTCAGCCAGGCCAACCGCGTGGCCGCCGAGGCCCAGAAGCACCTGAAGATCGCGCAGGCCGCCCTGAAG GACACCCAGCTGCAGCTGGACGACGCGGTCCGCGCCAACGACGACCTGAGGGAGAACGCCGCCATCGTGGAGCGGCGCAGCGCGCTGCTGCAGGCGGAGCTGGAGGAGCTGCGGGCCGTGGTGGAGCAGACCGAGCGCTCGCGGAAGCTGGCGGAGCAGGAGCTGATCGAGACCGGCGAGCGGGTGCAGCTGCTGCACGCccag aacACCAGCCCTCATCACCAGAAGAAGAAGATGGACGCGGACCTGAGCCAGCTGCAGAGCGAGGTGGAGGAGGCGGTGCAGGAGTGCAGGAACGCCGAGGAGAAGGCCAAGAAGGCCATCACCGAC GCGGCCATGATGGCGGAGGAGCTGAAGAAGGAGCAGGACACCAGCGCGCACCTGGAGCGCATGAAGAAGAACATGGAGCAGACCATCAAGGACCTGCAGCACCGGCTGGACGAGGCGGAGCAGATCGCCCTGAAGGGCGGCAAGAAGCAGCTGCAGAAGCTGGAGGCGCGCGTGCGCGAGCTGGAGAACGAGCTGGAGGCCGAGCAGAAGCGCAACGCGGAGTCCGTCAAGGGCATGCGCAAGAGCGAGCGGCGCATCAAGGAGCTCACCTACCAG accGAGGAAGACAAGAAGAAC CTGCTGCGGCTGCAGGACCTGGTGGACAAGCTGCAGCTGAAGGTCAAGGCCTACAAGCGCCAGGCGGAGGAGGCG GAGGAGCAGGCCAACACCAACCTGTCCAAGTTCCGGAAGGTGCAGCACGAGCTGGACGAGGCGGAGGAGCGGGCGGACATCGCCGAGTCCCAGGTCAACAAGCTGCGCGCCAAGAGCCGCGACATCGGCGCAAG AAAATGCACGACGAGGAGTGACACCAGCCCAGACCCTCCATGTTGCCAGCCACCAATAAACAACAGGCCTGACTCACTGTGTGCTCTGTCCTTTCaccgcgggggggcgggggggccgccTCTGTGTCAGAGCTGTGGGGCCCAGACCTCCCGCCTGCAGACAGGAGGGCGTCCTGCTGAGGTAGCGCAGCGCGAGTCCTGGCTGCTGGAGGAAGGCTCCGAACCGGGGGAGCAAGGCCCAGTGCCCGCGGTCTGTGCCCAGTGCCCGCCGTCCGCGCCCACTGCCCGCCGTCCGCGCCCACTGCCCGCGGTCACACCACTGCCCGCCGTCCACACCACTGCCCGCGGTCCACACCACTGCCCGCGGTCCACACCACTGCCCGCCGTCCACACCACTGCCCGCGGTCCACACCACTGCCCGCGGTCCACACCACTGCCCGCCGTCCGCACCACTGCCCGCGGTCCACACCACTGCCCGCGGTCCACACCACTGCCCGCGGTCCACACCACTGCCCGCGGTCCACACCACTGCCCGCCGTCCGCACCACTGCCCGCGGTCCACACCACTGCCCGCGGTCCACACCACTTGCCCGCGGTCCACACCACTGCCCGCCGTCCGCGCCCAGTGCCCGCGGGCCACACCACTGCCCGCCGTCCGCACCACTGCCCGCGGTCCACACCACTGCCCGCGGTCCACACCACTGCCCGCGGTCCGCGCCCAGTGCCCGCGGTCCACACCACTGCCCGCGGTCCACACCACTGCCCGCGGTCCACACCACTGCCCGCCGTCCACACCACTGCCCGCGGCCCACACCACTGCCCGCCGTCCACACCACTGCCCGCCGTCCACACCACTGCCCGCCGTCCACACCACTGCCCGCCGTCCGCGCCCAGTGCCCGCGGCCACCACCACTGCCCGCCGTCCGCGCCCAGTGCCCGCGGGCCACACCACTGCCCGCCGTCCGCGCCCAGTGCCCGCGGGCCCACACCACTGCCCGCCGTCCACACCACTGCCCGAGGTCACACCACTGCCCGCCGTCCACACCACTGCCCGCGGGCCACACCACTGCCCGCCGTCCACACCACTGCCCGCGGTCCACCACCACATGCCCGCCGTCCACACCACTGCCCGCCGTCCACACCACTGCCCGCCGTCCACACCACTGCCCGCGGTCCACACCACTGCCCGCCGTCCACACCACTGCCCGCGGTCCACACCACTGCCCGCGGTCCCGCGCCCAGTGCCCGCGGTCCACACCACTGCCCGCCGTCCACACCACTGCCCGCCGTCCACACCACTGCCCGCCGTCCGCGCCTGCCGTCGGGTGCCCGGGGGACTGAGATTGGAGCATCGTGGTTTGAAGCTGTCCTGGGCAGAGAAGGCAAAGAGACTCTCACctcccattag